A single window of Nicotiana sylvestris chromosome 5, ASM39365v2, whole genome shotgun sequence DNA harbors:
- the LOC138869163 gene encoding uncharacterized protein, giving the protein MWALKRLNLDWAEAANLRLTQLNEMEEFCCHAYESSVVYKERMKFVHNKKILKRKFKSGDLVLLFNSRLKLFPGKLKLKWSDPFKVVNVSPFGAVELESEDGLRTFKVNGQRVKQYLGTDRENHLVEQLALKDGPCPTNE; this is encoded by the coding sequence atgtgggctctGAAGAGGTTAAACTTGGACTGGGCTGAAgctgcaaatttgaggttaactcaactcaatgaaatggaggaattttGTTGCCATGCATATGAAAGTTCAGTTGTGTATAAAGAAAGGATGAAATTTGTCCACAACAAAAAGATCTTGAAGAGGAAATTCAAGTCGGGTGACTTGGTTTTACTCTTTAACTCGAGGCTCAAAttatttccgggaaagctcaaattGAAATGGTCCGATCCGTTCAAGGTGGTCAATGTCTCTCCTTTTGGAGCTGTGGAACTAGAATCGGAGGATGGGCTCCGAACCTTCAAAGTGAATGGCCAACGAGTCAAGCAATACTTGGGCACAGATAGAGAAAACCATTTGGTGGAGCAATTGGCTCTCAAAGATGGTCCATGCCCGACCAATGAGTGA
- the LOC138869162 gene encoding uncharacterized protein, translated as MKTLRRQTMSTTLKEVIKGNNTKVKDNKINGGLTRKVKATNSGEMTKEAQIKGQYSNVGSSSESKFEGMLERVLQNQEKSDTSMRNMTELVGSHTASIQKLEMQMRDLSREQNSKQKGTLPSDTIANPKGSGSGPTSHVMEITTRSGKVLQGGSEQLVKVKEYEHEVEVEKPSVVEVEKVPKELRVQQENWEEVKEKVKETPKTLRPIPRPPPPFPQRLSRKVDDCKLKNFYDILKQLSVNIPFVEAFQEILGFAKYLKDLITKKRTTKNEVVNVTHRVSSIIATSTVQKKEDPGAFTIPCTIGVHDFARSLCDNGASINLMPLSIYKQAGLGMPRPTSMRLQMADHSIKRLVGIVDDVLVKVGKFQLPADFVILDCAVDKEIPIILGIPFLDTGRGLMDSERNEIKFRMNDEEVTFQASKGMKIPHEYDSISVIDVVEKWKMRLK; from the exons ATGAAGACTTTGAGGAGGCAaactatgtcaacaactctcaaggaggttatcaaaggcaacaataccaaggtcaaggacaacaaaatcaatggaggccTCACCCGCAAGGTCAAGGCAACCAATAGTGGAGAAATGACCAAGGAGGCtcaaatcaag GGTCAATATTCAAATGTAGGTTCCTCAAGTGAGTCTAAGTTTGAAGGCATGCTCGAACgggtattgcaaaatcaagagaagtccgacacttctatgaggaatatgaccgagcttgttggttctcataccgcatccattcaaaaattagagatgcaaatgagagaccTCTCTAGGGAACAAAATTCGAAGCAAAAAGGCACACTTCCAAGtgacacaattgcgaaccccaaaGGTAGTGGGAGTGGTCCAACTTCTCATGTCATGGAAATTACTACTCGGAGTGGGAAGGTACTACAAGGAGGGAGTGAACAACTGGTTAAAGTTAAAGAGTACGAACATGAAGTTGAGGTTGAAAAGCCAAGTGttgttgaagttgaaaaggttccgAAAGAGTTGAGAGTGCAACAAGAAAACTGGGAAgaggtaaaggaaaaggtaaaagagacaccaaaaactctacgacctattcctagacctcctcctccATTCCCTCAAAGACTTTCTAGGAAGGTTGATGATTGCAAACTCAAAAATTTCTATGACATTCTCAAGCAATTATCGGTGAATAttccatttgtggaagcatttcaagagattCTAGGTTTTGCaaaatatttgaaagatttgattaccaagaagagaaccaccaaaaatgaagtggtgaatgtgactcaccgggttagttccatcattgcaacatctaccgttcaaaagaaagaagacccAGGAGCTTTTACCATTCCTTGTACTATTGGGGTACATGATTTTGCAAGATCCCTTTGTGATAATGGGGCTAGCATCAACTTGATGCCTCTTTCCATTTACAAGCAAGCAGGGTTAGGTATGCCAAGGCCTACaagtatgagattgcaaatggccgatcATTCCATAAAGAGATTGGTGGGAATTGTTGATGATGTACTTGTTAAAGTGGGAAAGTTTCAATTACCCGCCGATTTTGTAATCCTTGATTGTGCGgttgacaaagagatccctatcattttGGGGATACCATTCCTAGACACAGGAAGAGGACTAATGGATTCAGAACGGAATGAGATCAAATTTCGTATGAATGATGAAGAAGTCACATTCCAAGCAAGCAAGGGTATGAAAATACCACATGAATATGATAGCATctcggtgattgatgttgttgagaAGTGGAAGATGCGGTTGAAATAa